The nucleotide window GAAATTCGGAGTCACCCGGTACAGGAGCCCGCTGTCGAAGTAATACTGGGGACCGGCCCGCGGGGTGTCGGCCCCGGCCGGCGCGAGCACGAAGAACTCGGTGAACGCCCCGAGCCGCTCGGTCAGAGTGTACCCCACCGACAGCGATTGCGCGAGCTGGGCGTACGTGCCCCCGGTGTCGTCCACGGCGGCGGCCGCGGCGCTGGTCCCGCCGAGCGACACCAGGTCGGGGATCAGCTCCCACGAGTAGAGGTACAGTAGCCCCGGCAGCGGGTGCCGGCCGCTCAGCTCCCGCCGCCCGGTGGGGACGGTCATCTGCAAGGTGACCGCGGTTTCCGGGCGCCAGCCGGCGCCCTCCGTGAGGGCGAACTTGGTTGCCAGGTAGAGGTCCTGGAAGCCGGTCGCGCGGGCGACCCCGTCGGTGCCGGCGGATCGGGTACTCAAGGCGCTTTGGCCGACCTGGACCTCGAACCAATCGGCCAGCAGTCCGACCCGGAGCAGCGCCTCAGGGAACGAGTGAGAGGTGACCCGGGTGACGGGATCACGGGCGGTGGTGAACGTGTACCCGCTCTCCAGTTGCACGCGCCCGCGGCCGACGGTGCGGCTGGAGTTGGTGAAGTCCGGGCGCTCGGTGGTGATCGGGGTTTCAGCGTCCGAGCGGCCGCCGGGTGCGGGATCGTCCTCGGACCCAGAATCACCCGCCGGCCCGGAACCGGGCCACTGGAATAGTGCTTTCGGCGGTGCCTCACCCGGGCCGACGTGGTTCCGCGTGACGCACCCGCACGCCAGAACCACCGCCAGGACGGGAGTTAGTAACGCGCGGTACATCGGCACCTCGTGTTCGGCCGCACCGATTATCGGCGTTTTGTGACCTAACATTTAGATCATCGTAGCCCGAACCCACGGTGCCCGCGCGGCCCCCGTCAACAGCAAAGGAGACCCTCACGTGAGCGACGAAAACCACAACCCGGCCGCCGTACAGGCCGATACCGGTCAATTCTTGACGTTCTGTCTAGCGGACGAGGAGTACGGGCTCGAGATCCTGCGGGTACAGGAGATTAAGGGGTACTCCAAGGTGACCCCGCTGCCTAACACCCCGCCCGAAGTCAAGGGGGTCATGAACCTGCGCGGCACGGTCGTCCCGATCATCGACCTGCGCACCCGGTTCGGGCTCGACCAGGCCGAGTACACCCGGTTCACCGTCATCATCGTGGTCACTGTCGGCACCAAAGTGGTCGGCCTCGTCGTCGACGCCGTCTCCGACGTGCTCAACGTGGACGCCAAGGAACTGGTGCCCACCCCGGACCTCGGGTCCCGAGTGGACACCACGTTCCTCACCGGCATCGCCCGCAACGGCGAGCGTCTCGTCTCCCTGCTCAACATCGATCGGCTGGTGGGGGCCACGACCGGAGGGGCCGCACTCACGGCTTGACCGCACGGTCCCACTCATCGTCCCGCCCGCGCGGGAACCACCAACGGCGAGCCTCTCGTGATCAAGAGCTTTAACAACCTCGGCATCGGCACCCGCCTCATGGGGGCGTTTCTGTTGCTGGCGTTTATCAGTGCGGGCGTCGGGCATTACGGGTTGAGGGCGATTGACGACCTGAACCACACCGTCGAGAACACCAACGGGAACCTGCTCCCCTCACTGACGGCTCTGAACGAGATGGGCGGGAAAGGGATCACTACGATCCAGCGCACCGAGCGCACGTTGATCATGGCGACTCGCAACAAGAACGAGGCCAACATTCAGCGGGCGCGCGCGTACCAGACGGCCGCCTGGGACACTATCCGAAACGCCACCAAGCGGTACGAAGCGCTACCGATGGGGGATCGGGAAAAGCGCCTCTGGAACGAGTTCCTTCCGCGGCTGGAGCAGTTCCGCAAGGACCACGAGGCCACGATGGCGGCCCTGAGCGCCGGTCGGGTCGACGAAGCCGAGAGGTTGTGCCTCGCGTCCACGGAACATACGAACCAGGCGAATGCGGCGCTGAACGCCCTGATCGACTTGCAGAACGAGATCGCCGGCCAGGAGGCAACGGCCGCCCGTGCCAAGTACGAGTCCTCTCGGACTGCCATGTTCTCTGCCATCGCGATCGCGGTCGTCGTAGCAGTGGCACTCGGCGTCTTCTTTCGCGCGCTGATCGTGCGGCCACTCGATGCAACCGTACGGGTGCTGGAGGCGGTCGCGT belongs to Gemmata obscuriglobus and includes:
- a CDS encoding transporter; this translates as MYRALLTPVLAVVLACGCVTRNHVGPGEAPPKALFQWPGSGPAGDSGSEDDPAPGGRSDAETPITTERPDFTNSSRTVGRGRVQLESGYTFTTARDPVTRVTSHSFPEALLRVGLLADWFEVQVGQSALSTRSAGTDGVARATGFQDLYLATKFALTEGAGWRPETAVTLQMTVPTGRRELSGRHPLPGLLYLYSWELIPDLVSLGGTSAAAAAVDDTGGTYAQLAQSLSVGYTLTERLGAFTEFFVLAPAGADTPRAGPQYYFDSGLLYRVTPNFQVDARFGFGLNRRAGDLFAGVGFAVRY
- a CDS encoding chemotaxis protein CheW — encoded protein: MSDENHNPAAVQADTGQFLTFCLADEEYGLEILRVQEIKGYSKVTPLPNTPPEVKGVMNLRGTVVPIIDLRTRFGLDQAEYTRFTVIIVVTVGTKVVGLVVDAVSDVLNVDAKELVPTPDLGSRVDTTFLTGIARNGERLVSLLNIDRLVGATTGGAALTA